A portion of the Corynebacterium ammoniagenes DSM 20306 genome contains these proteins:
- a CDS encoding AMP-binding protein, translating into MNTVTEQFLAARDFLVDNRENYQGAVEGFEWPRFEHFNFAIDWFDHLASEPESKDREALVINEQDGTSTRRTFSQMSQRSQQLANWLTEQGAQRGDHVMLMLNNQLELWETMLACIRAGFVLNPATSMLGADDLQDRTERADVSWVIANSEDAAKFQDVTGDFTVIQIQDGDAAQSAHETLYYSDSFNAPVEYTPTQETRADDTLLLYFTSGTTSKAKLVAHTHVSYPVGHLTTMYWIGLEPGDVHLNVAAPGWAKHAWSNFFAPWIAGATIFIYNYSRFDAPALMAQMDAEGVTSFCAPPTVWRMLVQADLSLMKTPPKKIVGAGEPLNPELFNAIKRGWGGEIRDGFGQTESSLQIANTPGEAVKPGSMGKPLPGFNISLIDPATGEHGDTGEICIQMDPRPIGLFVGYVASPEKNQEVFREGYYHTGDIAERDEDGYIYYIGRADDVFKASDYRLSPFELESVVIEHAAVAEVAVVPSPDPIRLAVPKAYVALSNGYEPNAETAESILKHCRDGLAPYKRIRRLEFFELPKTVSGKIRRVDLRKRENEIHAEDGGEKKATTEFADSDFPSLKG; encoded by the coding sequence ATGAATACGGTTACCGAACAATTTCTAGCAGCCCGCGACTTTCTCGTGGATAATCGTGAAAACTACCAAGGTGCAGTCGAGGGCTTCGAGTGGCCACGATTTGAACACTTCAACTTTGCCATCGACTGGTTTGACCACTTGGCTAGCGAGCCAGAATCGAAAGACCGTGAGGCTTTGGTAATCAACGAACAGGACGGAACCAGCACGCGCCGTACCTTTTCACAGATGTCGCAGCGCTCGCAGCAACTGGCCAACTGGCTGACTGAGCAAGGGGCCCAGCGTGGTGATCATGTAATGCTGATGCTCAACAACCAGCTTGAACTGTGGGAAACCATGCTTGCATGCATTCGTGCGGGCTTTGTCCTCAATCCTGCTACTTCGATGCTGGGCGCAGATGACCTACAAGATCGTACCGAACGTGCCGATGTCTCCTGGGTGATCGCAAACTCGGAAGATGCGGCAAAGTTTCAAGACGTGACCGGTGATTTCACTGTCATTCAGATTCAGGATGGCGACGCTGCACAATCTGCTCACGAGACTCTGTACTACTCGGACTCTTTCAACGCGCCTGTTGAATACACGCCGACGCAGGAAACTCGAGCTGATGACACCCTCCTGTTGTATTTCACTTCGGGCACCACGTCCAAAGCGAAGCTGGTTGCACACACCCATGTCTCGTATCCTGTTGGGCACTTGACCACGATGTACTGGATCGGCCTGGAACCGGGCGATGTTCACCTCAATGTAGCTGCGCCTGGTTGGGCGAAGCATGCATGGTCAAATTTCTTTGCGCCGTGGATCGCAGGCGCCACCATCTTCATCTACAACTACTCTCGCTTTGATGCTCCTGCTCTGATGGCGCAGATGGATGCCGAAGGCGTTACCAGCTTCTGTGCCCCGCCAACGGTATGGCGCATGCTCGTTCAAGCGGACTTGTCTCTCATGAAGACTCCTCCGAAGAAGATTGTAGGTGCTGGTGAGCCGCTAAACCCAGAGCTTTTCAATGCCATCAAGCGCGGTTGGGGCGGCGAAATTCGCGATGGATTTGGACAGACTGAGTCCTCGCTTCAGATTGCAAACACACCAGGAGAAGCAGTTAAACCTGGCTCGATGGGAAAGCCACTGCCTGGATTTAACATTAGCTTGATTGACCCAGCTACTGGTGAGCACGGCGATACGGGTGAAATCTGCATTCAGATGGATCCTCGCCCAATTGGCCTGTTCGTCGGTTATGTCGCTTCCCCGGAAAAGAACCAAGAAGTCTTCCGCGAAGGCTATTACCACACCGGCGATATCGCTGAGCGTGACGAAGATGGCTATATCTACTACATCGGACGCGCTGATGATGTCTTCAAGGCATCCGACTACCGCCTGTCGCCATTTGAGCTGGAATCTGTGGTTATTGAGCATGCTGCTGTCGCCGAGGTTGCGGTCGTCCCGTCCCCAGACCCAATTCGCCTCGCCGTTCCGAAAGCCTATGTGGCACTCAGCAACGGATACGAGCCAAATGCTGAGACCGCAGAATCCATTCTCAAGCATTGCCGCGACGGACTAGCGCCGTACAAGCGTATTCGCCGTCTTGAATTCTTCGAATTGCCCAAGACCGTATCGGGCAAGATTCGTCGTGTTGATTTAAGGAAACGTGAGAATGAAATCCACGCCGAAGATGGTGGGGAAAAGAAGGCGACCACGGAGTTCGCAGATTCGGATTTTCCGTCGCTCAAAGGATAA
- a CDS encoding TetR/AcrR family transcriptional regulator yields MPTKKPLTPRQRELFNALLNDFLSEGFESFTIDNASKRYRCSKSTIYGLGTTRDEILARILVSYFKEISRRTTPEITSRTSFEKAFIDYFDNIKEALSAASPKFMQDLASDPVARDIYGINTKAAIEIIHSLLERGVASGEFQITSISFTSRLIQQAMDDIQQGTYLDVLETKEAYASLGQLILTGLKKP; encoded by the coding sequence ATGCCCACAAAAAAGCCCCTAACACCTCGCCAAAGAGAGCTTTTCAATGCCCTCCTAAACGACTTTCTCAGCGAGGGCTTTGAATCTTTCACCATCGATAACGCCAGCAAACGCTATCGATGCTCGAAATCAACCATCTATGGACTTGGCACCACTCGCGACGAAATCCTGGCACGAATTCTAGTGAGCTACTTTAAAGAAATTAGCCGGCGAACAACTCCAGAAATCACGTCAAGAACCTCCTTCGAAAAGGCTTTCATCGATTACTTCGACAACATCAAAGAGGCCCTTTCTGCAGCTAGCCCCAAGTTCATGCAAGATCTTGCCAGCGATCCTGTCGCGCGCGACATTTATGGCATCAACACCAAGGCCGCTATCGAAATCATTCACAGCCTGCTCGAGCGTGGAGTTGCCTCTGGCGAATTCCAAATCACTTCCATTTCGTTTACCTCTCGACTCATCCAGCAGGCCATGGATGACATTCAGCAAGGGACCTATTTAGACGTCCTAGAAACCAAGGAAGCCTACGCCAGCCTGGGCCAACTCATCCTGACAGGATTGAAGAAACCGTAG
- a CDS encoding acyl-CoA dehydrogenase family protein, with the protein MPPIIKSDDATQSLLEGIPFPHTDILGVADQLEPEESKRLHALHEFLQTKIRPEVGEYWDREEFPFHLLPELAKYGLGEIAVSGTSRLYRGLAYAEVTRADVSLSALVGIHNELIVALIDALASDAQREKWLDGLRSFEKIGCFALTEPEHGSDIAGGLATTAEKTADGWVINGTKRWIGGGTFADFAICFARDTADNEVKGFIVEMGREGVSAEKISRKMGLRIMQNADITFDSVLIPHENIIPGAQSFANTNDYLCSSRAWVAWQGAGLQLGIFDMAREYAVSREQFGRPIAKFQLVQEALTRILGNATVSLSMMAQVAHLQEAGKLEMPHAALAKATTTRLARESAAAGRNIGGGNGILTDYDLSKMMSDAEIIYTYEGTYEINSLIVGRAITGVSAFV; encoded by the coding sequence ATGCCACCGATTATAAAGAGCGACGACGCAACACAGTCCCTGTTGGAAGGGATCCCATTCCCGCACACAGATATTCTCGGGGTTGCTGATCAGCTAGAGCCTGAAGAGTCCAAACGGCTGCATGCCCTGCATGAATTCCTGCAAACGAAGATCCGTCCGGAGGTGGGTGAATATTGGGATCGCGAGGAATTTCCATTCCACCTGCTTCCTGAACTCGCTAAATACGGGCTGGGTGAGATTGCAGTATCGGGGACGTCTCGACTCTATCGCGGCTTGGCATACGCAGAAGTTACTCGTGCGGACGTTTCATTGTCTGCATTGGTGGGCATTCATAATGAGCTGATTGTGGCGCTTATCGATGCCCTGGCGAGTGATGCACAGCGTGAAAAATGGTTGGATGGCCTGCGTAGTTTTGAAAAGATCGGATGCTTCGCGCTGACAGAGCCCGAGCATGGTTCGGACATTGCGGGTGGTCTTGCTACGACCGCCGAGAAAACTGCCGATGGGTGGGTAATTAATGGAACGAAGCGTTGGATTGGTGGAGGGACATTCGCCGATTTTGCCATTTGTTTCGCACGCGACACTGCAGATAATGAGGTCAAGGGCTTCATCGTGGAGATGGGTCGCGAAGGCGTTTCCGCCGAGAAAATCTCCCGCAAGATGGGACTGCGAATTATGCAGAATGCAGATATCACCTTCGATAGTGTTCTCATTCCGCATGAAAACATCATCCCGGGTGCGCAATCGTTCGCTAATACCAACGACTATCTTTGTAGCTCGCGCGCGTGGGTAGCATGGCAAGGAGCTGGACTTCAGCTGGGGATCTTCGATATGGCGCGGGAATATGCGGTATCGCGCGAGCAATTTGGTCGCCCTATTGCCAAGTTTCAATTGGTACAGGAAGCTTTAACGAGGATCCTGGGTAATGCAACCGTATCGCTGTCAATGATGGCCCAAGTTGCGCACCTCCAGGAAGCAGGGAAATTGGAAATGCCGCACGCGGCTTTAGCGAAGGCTACGACCACTCGGTTGGCGCGGGAATCCGCAGCTGCTGGGCGTAATATCGGTGGCGGCAATGGCATTCTCACAGATTATGACTTATCGAAGATGATGAGCGATGCGGAAATCATATACACATATGAAGGCACGTATGAGATCAATTCACTCATCGTAGGCCGGGCTATTACTGGGGTGTCTGCATTCGTCTAG
- a CDS encoding acetoin utilization protein AcuC, whose translation MKHLLIDTEEIHNYSLGKGHPMGPDRVDSALDLARRLGIIDAFTVETPAAAADEILELVHSSEYIQATRIHRPNLRFGIGTEDNPVAPGLSDVAARISGGTLDAVRAVWDGKAQRAVNLAGGLHHAFPDSMAGFCMYNDAAIAITWLLNNTEAQRVAYIDFDAHHGDGVEKIFWNDPRVLTISIHESGLYLFPGTGHAHEIGGPDAAGTAVNVALSKNADDHEWLQSIHSVVPAVLKKFAPEIVISQHGADPHRADPLTDLTLSMDAMALAYHSMSSWARQFADNKWVALGGGGYENHSVSRAWTHVLAAVSEQPIEPHTSAFGGVMMGDENVDRGALSEYSPQHIATCQPTPALVATSRAIFPYWGLQPYS comes from the coding sequence ATGAAACATCTTCTAATAGATACTGAAGAAATCCATAACTACAGCCTGGGCAAAGGTCACCCCATGGGCCCAGATCGTGTAGATTCCGCGCTTGACTTAGCTCGCCGACTGGGAATCATAGATGCTTTTACGGTAGAAACACCAGCTGCCGCAGCTGACGAAATCCTAGAATTGGTTCACAGCTCAGAATACATTCAGGCAACACGTATCCACAGGCCCAATCTGCGCTTTGGAATTGGCACCGAAGATAATCCAGTTGCGCCGGGACTATCCGATGTCGCTGCTCGTATTAGCGGCGGCACCTTAGATGCCGTGCGCGCTGTGTGGGACGGAAAAGCGCAACGTGCGGTTAATCTAGCAGGTGGACTGCACCATGCCTTTCCTGATTCAATGGCTGGCTTTTGCATGTATAACGACGCCGCCATTGCCATTACTTGGCTACTGAACAACACTGAGGCACAACGTGTTGCCTATATCGATTTTGACGCCCACCATGGTGATGGCGTGGAGAAGATCTTTTGGAATGATCCGCGAGTACTCACTATTTCAATTCACGAGTCTGGGCTCTATCTATTTCCAGGGACCGGACATGCGCACGAGATTGGTGGCCCAGATGCGGCTGGCACTGCCGTCAATGTAGCGCTGTCCAAAAACGCCGATGACCACGAATGGCTACAAAGTATCCATTCGGTAGTACCAGCGGTGTTGAAGAAGTTTGCTCCAGAAATTGTCATCTCTCAGCACGGAGCTGATCCGCACCGAGCTGATCCTTTGACCGACCTCACCCTGAGTATGGATGCCATGGCATTGGCTTATCACTCAATGTCTAGCTGGGCGCGTCAATTTGCAGACAATAAATGGGTCGCGCTGGGTGGAGGAGGATATGAGAACCATTCGGTTTCACGCGCTTGGACACATGTCCTAGCCGCAGTGTCCGAACAACCTATTGAGCCTCATACCTCGGCATTTGGCGGAGTCATGATGGGAGATGAAAATGTTGACCGCGGTGCGCTATCAGAATATAGCCCGCAACACATTGCTACCTGCCAGCCAACTCCCGCGCTGGTAGCTACGTCACGGGCCATTTTCCCGTACTGGGGTCTACAACCCTATAGCTAG
- a CDS encoding GNAT family N-acetyltransferase encodes MDSRKSWEADVILNDGGIAALRAIRPDDREKLHSFYARVSDESKYLRFFGNHPALQDEDLQRWIDTDGHDKVTLVMLEREAIIAVAGYELIEQFLPARVGDVSFLVQDSHQSRGCGNILLEHLAEIGREGGIQRFYAEMLMNNRQMAQVFIRAGYSATPEYGDGLLTVDFKIEPNSKSREVVERRELRAEANSISRLLSPNSIAVVGTIEGVGSIIPSLVQGNYRGNLHILTTHPGEASVTETLKRLDVDVDVLLVEHDPGNITEIMAAASTKNAKGIIMVAGNQMAHISEETSRDLVLAARDNGLRALGPAALGIINTDPSVSLNSTPAPMPLAGRIGIFTQSSGVGTLVLSRALERGLGISSFIAAGSFADVTGNDVMQYWGSDDNTSICLLSLDSIGNPRKFFRVLRRLALEKFVIVFMPSRALRSSSHYDVELSSQLEKVDTHALDETIRNTGSMVVTSREAMYDIAQLLDRQPLPQGNRIALISNSTGLSSQMEQSALRFGLIPQEVVASDQLINEVEAALENPEIDAVLCAVVEINTGDFLKECRNELEVLAKETQKVPLIASFIGFDKPHFQQASLPVFDNYADALQALQQVLTNETKRAEARPQPDDEIGEGDIDKAQEIVQRVLRESPQGRWTTDNECAEILDAYGIGVVPWVEVASTDEAVAAAETLGWDVVLKSLSPIVRGRSEWPTVIRHIRDEHSMKDAWNTLREMAVELEIIPADSNDISALNPVVQAHATSGASLTIRAVENPVVGPIISTGISGIPNDLLNDKTWRVPPIRRSDAASMLGSLKASPLLTGYRGSKASRLSTVEDIIMGVSKLKDDISSIVEIELTPVIAGVNATEVVGARMRIAPLKSERDPLARAFTQ; translated from the coding sequence ATGGACTCACGGAAATCTTGGGAAGCCGATGTCATTCTCAATGACGGCGGGATCGCTGCTCTGCGAGCCATTCGTCCTGATGACCGGGAGAAACTTCATAGTTTCTACGCACGGGTATCTGATGAATCTAAGTACTTAAGGTTTTTCGGTAACCACCCGGCACTTCAGGACGAAGACCTCCAACGATGGATCGATACCGATGGGCATGACAAGGTCACACTGGTAATGCTCGAACGTGAGGCTATCATCGCGGTCGCTGGGTATGAGCTGATCGAACAATTCTTGCCAGCTCGAGTAGGCGATGTGTCCTTTTTAGTTCAAGACTCGCACCAATCACGCGGGTGCGGCAATATTTTATTGGAACACCTCGCAGAAATTGGACGCGAGGGTGGAATCCAACGCTTCTATGCTGAGATGCTCATGAATAACCGTCAGATGGCTCAAGTGTTCATTCGAGCTGGTTACTCAGCAACTCCTGAATATGGAGATGGACTACTGACTGTTGATTTTAAGATCGAGCCAAATTCTAAATCCCGCGAAGTCGTGGAACGCCGAGAATTACGCGCGGAAGCAAACTCTATCTCTCGGCTGCTGTCCCCGAATTCCATCGCAGTGGTCGGCACGATTGAGGGCGTCGGCTCCATTATTCCGTCCCTGGTCCAAGGAAATTACCGTGGTAACTTACATATTTTAACCACGCACCCTGGCGAAGCCTCGGTTACTGAGACGCTGAAAAGGCTTGATGTCGATGTGGATGTTCTCCTTGTTGAGCATGATCCTGGAAACATCACCGAAATCATGGCTGCTGCGTCCACCAAGAATGCCAAAGGCATCATCATGGTGGCGGGAAACCAGATGGCACATATTTCTGAAGAAACATCGCGTGACCTCGTACTAGCAGCTCGCGATAACGGACTCCGTGCGTTAGGCCCTGCCGCTCTGGGCATTATTAATACAGACCCTAGTGTCTCCCTGAATTCCACTCCTGCCCCCATGCCACTTGCTGGTCGCATAGGCATTTTTACCCAATCTTCCGGTGTAGGGACGCTAGTACTCTCCCGCGCCCTCGAACGCGGACTTGGGATTAGTTCTTTCATCGCCGCGGGTTCTTTCGCCGATGTCACCGGCAATGACGTGATGCAATATTGGGGTTCTGATGACAACACGTCGATCTGTTTGCTGTCACTAGATTCCATCGGCAACCCGCGCAAGTTCTTCCGGGTTCTGCGCCGTCTGGCTCTAGAAAAGTTCGTGATCGTATTCATGCCTTCCCGCGCCCTGCGCTCCTCCAGTCACTATGACGTGGAGTTAAGTTCGCAGTTGGAGAAGGTGGATACTCACGCTTTAGATGAGACCATCCGCAACACTGGTTCTATGGTTGTTACCAGCCGAGAAGCAATGTATGACATTGCACAATTGCTCGATAGGCAACCACTTCCACAAGGCAACCGGATTGCGTTGATTTCCAATAGCACAGGTCTATCTTCCCAAATGGAACAGTCGGCATTGCGTTTTGGACTAATTCCACAGGAGGTAGTTGCGTCTGACCAACTGATAAATGAGGTGGAAGCGGCTCTGGAAAATCCTGAGATTGATGCGGTCCTTTGCGCAGTAGTTGAAATTAACACGGGTGACTTCCTCAAAGAATGCCGTAATGAACTCGAGGTTTTGGCAAAAGAAACCCAGAAGGTCCCTCTGATCGCGTCGTTTATCGGTTTTGACAAGCCTCATTTCCAGCAAGCCAGTCTTCCTGTATTTGATAACTATGCAGATGCATTGCAAGCGCTTCAACAAGTGTTGACCAATGAGACGAAAAGAGCCGAAGCCCGTCCACAACCAGATGACGAGATAGGCGAAGGCGACATAGATAAAGCTCAAGAAATAGTTCAACGCGTCCTTAGAGAGAGCCCTCAAGGCCGGTGGACTACGGACAATGAATGTGCTGAAATTTTAGACGCCTATGGCATCGGAGTAGTTCCTTGGGTAGAAGTCGCTTCCACTGATGAGGCTGTAGCCGCTGCCGAAACACTCGGATGGGATGTCGTGCTGAAATCGCTGAGCCCTATCGTGCGTGGACGATCGGAATGGCCCACCGTTATTCGTCATATTCGCGATGAACACAGCATGAAAGATGCATGGAACACCCTGCGTGAAATGGCCGTTGAACTGGAGATAATTCCTGCTGACAGCAACGATATTTCTGCGTTGAATCCCGTGGTTCAAGCACATGCCACCTCAGGTGCCTCCCTGACGATCCGAGCTGTGGAGAATCCTGTAGTGGGTCCGATTATTTCCACCGGCATTTCCGGAATCCCCAATGATTTGCTCAATGACAAAACTTGGAGGGTCCCGCCGATTCGACGTAGCGATGCGGCTTCAATGCTGGGATCACTGAAGGCCTCTCCCCTTCTCACTGGGTATCGCGGTTCAAAGGCATCTCGCCTGTCGACGGTTGAAGACATCATCATGGGAGTCTCCAAACTTAAAGACGACATCAGTTCCATCGTAGAAATCGAACTTACACCGGTCATCGCTGGAGTCAATGCCACCGAAGTCGTAGGTGCAAGAATGCGGATTGCACCATTGAAGTCTGAACGTGATCCATTGGCACGGGCTTTTACGCAGTAG
- a CDS encoding CoA-acylating methylmalonate-semialdehyde dehydrogenase: protein MKTINHYVDGAEYPGTSGNTQPVLNPSLGKPQAEVALASTEDINHVIASAQNAQKGWARLNPQKRVRIIMKWIALINENMDELATTLSLEHGKTFPDAKGDIQRGLEVLEFALGAPHQLKGEYSSEVGTGIDTYSMRQPLGVVAGITPFNFPAMIPLWKAGPALAAGNAFILKPSERDPSVPVRLAELFVEAGGPAGVLNVVHGGKESVDALLDSDVVQGIGFVGSTPIAQYIYERCAATGKRAQCFGGAKNHAIVLPDADIEATADTLVGAAFGSAGERCMALSVVVPVGQETADNLRDAILKKIPSLNVGHSLDASSDYGPLVTQDAKDRVENYIEQGQSSGAELLADGRTLDMSSASFDGESLAEGFFTGPTFFDHVTPDMSIYTDEIFGPFLSMVRAETLEEAVKLPTEHEYGNGVAIFTSNGGAARDFATAVNVGMVGINVPIPVPIAYHTFGGWKASGFGDLNQHGPDSFRFYTKTKTVTSRWPDEENAGPQFSMPVMD, encoded by the coding sequence ATGAAGACAATCAACCATTATGTCGACGGAGCGGAGTACCCAGGTACTTCTGGTAACACCCAACCTGTTCTCAACCCATCGCTCGGAAAGCCACAGGCTGAAGTAGCACTCGCGAGCACCGAAGATATCAACCATGTGATCGCGAGCGCACAGAATGCTCAAAAGGGCTGGGCGCGGCTCAACCCTCAAAAGCGAGTGCGCATCATCATGAAGTGGATTGCGCTTATCAATGAAAACATGGATGAGCTCGCGACCACTCTTTCTCTCGAGCATGGCAAGACATTTCCGGATGCGAAAGGCGATATTCAACGAGGATTGGAAGTCTTGGAATTCGCTCTAGGAGCTCCGCATCAGCTCAAGGGTGAATACTCGAGCGAGGTCGGCACAGGAATCGACACCTACTCCATGCGTCAGCCGCTCGGCGTGGTTGCCGGAATCACGCCCTTCAACTTTCCCGCAATGATTCCATTATGGAAGGCGGGTCCAGCCCTGGCAGCCGGCAATGCTTTCATCCTTAAGCCTTCTGAACGCGACCCATCGGTCCCAGTTCGTCTCGCGGAGCTATTCGTCGAGGCCGGCGGGCCAGCTGGTGTTCTCAACGTAGTTCATGGTGGCAAGGAATCAGTGGACGCCTTATTAGATTCTGACGTCGTACAAGGCATTGGATTCGTTGGCTCTACCCCGATTGCGCAGTATATCTATGAACGTTGCGCTGCAACTGGCAAGCGTGCGCAGTGCTTTGGCGGTGCTAAGAACCACGCCATTGTGCTTCCCGATGCCGACATTGAAGCCACCGCAGATACTCTCGTCGGTGCAGCTTTCGGCTCCGCAGGGGAGCGTTGCATGGCGCTGTCGGTAGTCGTTCCAGTTGGGCAAGAAACGGCCGATAATCTGCGCGATGCCATTTTAAAGAAGATCCCAAGCCTCAACGTCGGCCACAGCCTGGATGCCAGTTCGGATTACGGTCCGCTGGTCACCCAGGATGCCAAAGACCGCGTTGAAAACTACATCGAACAGGGCCAAAGCAGCGGTGCCGAGCTGCTTGCCGATGGCCGCACGCTCGATATGTCCTCTGCTTCTTTTGATGGCGAATCACTCGCCGAGGGCTTCTTTACTGGACCAACATTTTTCGATCATGTGACGCCAGACATGTCGATTTACACTGATGAAATCTTCGGTCCTTTCCTGTCCATGGTGCGTGCAGAAACTTTGGAAGAAGCAGTGAAGCTTCCCACTGAACATGAGTACGGCAATGGCGTAGCCATCTTTACATCCAACGGCGGCGCTGCCCGTGACTTCGCAACCGCGGTCAACGTAGGAATGGTAGGAATCAACGTGCCAATTCCCGTGCCAATCGCGTACCACACCTTTGGCGGGTGGAAGGCTTCTGGGTTTGGTGACCTCAACCAGCACGGACCTGACTCCTTCCGTTTCTACACGAAGACCAAGACCGTCACCAGTCGCTGGCCAGATGAAGAGAATGCCGGACCGCAATTTTCTATGCCAGTGATGGACTAG
- the mmsB gene encoding 3-hydroxyisobutyrate dehydrogenase, with protein sequence MSNQTIAVIGLGNMGGRMAANLAKAGLTVQGFDVSAEAKKSSKKDGVAVFDTAVEAAEGADVVITMLPNGDLVKKVLGELLDADSTAKVYIDSSTISVQDAREIGESVYDRGSQFIDAPVSGGTTGAEAGTLAFMVGGTEEAFNQVHPVLDVMGRSITHCGQVGNGQAVKACNNMILAVQQMVLSEAIVLGERLGLDHQAFFDVVSNATGNSWSLSVNAPIPDVVPTSPANNDFQPGFSSALMLKDLRLAMESAQATDTDTVLGKIATQAFEEFVAAGNGNLDFSAVINEVRR encoded by the coding sequence ATGTCTAATCAAACAATTGCTGTCATTGGGCTAGGTAACATGGGCGGGCGTATGGCCGCTAACCTCGCCAAAGCAGGATTGACTGTCCAAGGTTTCGATGTTTCTGCGGAAGCCAAGAAAAGCTCTAAAAAAGACGGCGTCGCGGTTTTTGATACCGCTGTCGAAGCAGCAGAGGGCGCCGACGTGGTGATCACTATGCTGCCCAACGGTGACCTAGTCAAAAAGGTGCTGGGGGAGCTGTTGGATGCTGATTCCACAGCCAAGGTTTACATCGACTCCTCCACTATTTCCGTGCAGGATGCCCGTGAGATTGGAGAGAGCGTCTACGACCGGGGTTCCCAGTTCATTGATGCTCCCGTCTCGGGTGGTACTACTGGAGCGGAAGCCGGGACCCTCGCCTTTATGGTGGGCGGAACAGAGGAAGCGTTCAACCAAGTGCATCCAGTACTTGATGTGATGGGTCGTTCCATCACCCATTGCGGACAAGTTGGCAATGGCCAAGCGGTAAAAGCCTGCAACAATATGATTTTGGCAGTACAACAGATGGTGTTGTCTGAGGCCATCGTCCTGGGCGAGCGCCTCGGTCTAGACCATCAAGCCTTCTTTGACGTGGTTTCAAATGCCACCGGTAACTCGTGGTCGTTATCGGTCAACGCTCCCATCCCGGACGTTGTTCCTACATCTCCCGCCAATAATGATTTCCAACCTGGATTTTCCTCGGCATTGATGCTCAAGGACCTTCGCTTGGCGATGGAATCGGCGCAAGCAACCGACACGGATACCGTGCTCGGCAAGATCGCTACTCAAGCGTTCGAAGAATTCGTCGCTGCTGGTAACGGCAACCTCGACTTCTCCGCGGTTATTAACGAGGTTCGCCGTTGA
- a CDS encoding TetR/AcrR family transcriptional regulator produces the protein MVTGARERILECSRRLFSERTFAQVSLKDIAAEADVSVALIVKHFHNKDSLFEATVDFSNSSKALFAGEFEQLGRTAIRETLTAPHNAPYSMARTISVSAGNPDSLNAIGKRIRSDLQRVLVNRIREEAPHPTPSPELRAQSALALLLGLSMMRRFADTEFESFNAQSLEDHYSKILQAIINGEPR, from the coding sequence ATGGTTACAGGTGCCCGTGAACGGATCTTGGAGTGTTCCCGCCGACTCTTTAGTGAGCGAACCTTTGCGCAAGTTTCGCTGAAAGACATTGCTGCCGAGGCCGATGTATCAGTAGCGCTGATTGTGAAGCACTTCCACAACAAAGATTCTTTGTTTGAAGCAACCGTGGATTTCAGTAATTCTTCGAAAGCGCTATTTGCTGGAGAATTCGAGCAGTTGGGACGCACAGCGATTCGAGAAACGCTGACTGCACCACACAACGCTCCCTACTCAATGGCTCGGACTATCTCGGTGTCGGCAGGAAATCCAGATAGTCTCAATGCCATCGGCAAGCGAATTCGTTCTGACTTGCAGAGAGTTTTAGTAAACCGGATCCGAGAGGAAGCGCCGCACCCAACTCCGTCTCCGGAGTTGCGGGCGCAGTCGGCATTAGCTTTACTGCTCGGTTTGTCGATGATGCGTCGCTTCGCCGACACTGAATTTGAATCATTCAATGCGCAATCTTTGGAAGACCACTATTCGAAGATTCTCCAGGCCATCATCAACGGCGAACCTCGTTAA